In Alosa alosa isolate M-15738 ecotype Scorff River chromosome 10, AALO_Geno_1.1, whole genome shotgun sequence, the genomic stretch CATCAGGCAAAAATAACTATCTTCAATCTCCTGACTCATAGCCCGCAAATCTAAATATGCAGATGTTTGAATATCTGTTACAAGCAGTGGACTGTACATAAAGGAAAAACTAATTCTAGACAATTTGCAAGACTGCAACGTCAACTGTCCTCCAACGGCATATCcttaaaaagtgaaaaatctcATCCATCAtacatccattcatccatcattTATTCTTCCTTCCTATACTTGCAAGCTCAGAAATGGTCTTATAATAGACCATGCACGGACAAATCGACAGGTTAGTAATGGCTGTAGGCCTGGTGAGTCTGATGCCATTCATGGATTACACTATAGATGTGTTAAGGGTATTAAGTGCAATAAATGCGTTAAATCTGAAAAAAGGGTTCAAAAGCTACAGTATGAGTTGCCAGTGGACACTTTTCCTTTGCATGCGCCTTAATCTATCCCATCATGTACGATTTAATCGATTCGCTCAGTATTCGATTGAGCGCCTCACTCAATTTAGCGCAAGCGCAGTTAGGCCTCTTCCTTTCTGCCTTGCCTGACGACCATGGCCCCAATTGTGAGTCGGATACTGTATCGTTAATTTAACGTTTTAATAGTCTACATGTACCCCAAAATGCCTGACTGTTTTAATGTTGTAGTCTGTAACCGGTGGGCTGTGATTCTCTTTTTCATAGAGTGTCAAGAAACTGTCTGAAGCATGTAATATCAACAGTTTTGTGAGCGCTGTCTGAAATGAGGCCTGCAAAATGTGAACCACGTTGTAGCAAGtgagttagctagctagctagcaaggtAGTTGGATGCTGTGGTGTTCCGGTGTGTTTTGgtttaacgttagctaacccAGAATGGCCTTCTCTGGAATTATATGGTAATGTGTCAATAGACATACACATTAAGTTTGCTGACACATTTTTCAATCATTGGTCCTTCGAATAGGACAACGTGGACTTCATTGGAAAGTTTGCGGATGTAACGTCAGGCTAGTAAGCTGCTGCACAGCTTTCCTAGCGGTTTCACTAGTTAGCTCTTGTTGCCTTACTAGATGTCGTCCCTGGGTAAATATTGTCTGGCTTCGGTTACCGTTATCATTATAACACGTATCAATATTTCATACCATAGGGCTCACACATACAGTCGATCTAACTTGACAGGTGTGCTGTCACTCTAATATGGGCATCTATATGTAGCTAAGTCGACTAGCAAGATAATGTCAATTAGCTACGTTACCTTGTCTTGTGGTTTTTGGGAGTTGGAGTTCCCAAAATGTGAGGTTAATGGTTGAAATGGTTAAGGTAATTATAACTGGTCTAAACCCATAGAGTCACTGCTGTAAATCCGACATCTATACGTTCATGCCTGCGTAGGAGAAGGACATGTATGTTGATGTTCTAATAGACACATATTCCTAATAGACATATTACAACATTCCCTGTAGTCAAATGTAAAGAAGTCATCAGTGTTGTGGATAAGATTTAAAATAACACGTGCAATTTAATCTAACAGAAAAAGCAGGCCACCAAGGGTGGCAAGAAGAAAAAGCAGGTCCTGAAGTTTACTCTGGACTGCACCCACCCTGTTGAAGATGGGATCATGGACGCTGCTAACTTTGTAAGTCTTTGTGAATACAGCATACCTCCATCTGGATAGTTTGACATCTGGTAATCAGGCAAAGTTATGCTTTAAttctcttttttcctgtttGGGGTTTTagtgtttattattgtttttaaaaaaatgtttgcaATTTTAGGAGCAGTTCCTTGCGGAGCGCATCAAAGTGAACGGAAAAGCTGGAAATCTTGGAGGTGGAGTTGTCTCTATTGACAGGAGCAAAAGCAAGATTTCCGTGACTTCTGAGGTCCCCTTCTCCAAAAGGTATGCTGCTGTGTAGTCTGGACTGTTTGTTTTGCACTGGCATTGTCCTACATGATGTCACAAACCTTGATGGTTAATGATGCATGTCTGTAACCAGTGAGCACAGAGCTGTCCAGAGAGCAATCCTGTGCTAGTGGGCCACTGTGACGAGTGCGGTATGAACCTGTCAGGGGTCTGAATGTGTTCTAAAATGGGAATCTATCCAGCAGATCAATCTAGGACTGCAGCTATCAATTCTATTAGTCTTCTAGTGGTTATTTAATTGATTAATGGAGTAATcggataaaaaataattttgcgtTAAGTGCAATTTATTAATACACACCGCCGTTAATACAACAAATGTCATGCTGTAAACTAGCCTTAGTCACTTCAAAGTAAATTATTATATCTATTTTATGCAGATTTGTGCATCTGCAGCATTTACTATTACTACCAAAAAACCTCGCTTGCAAAACAATAActgcagtttttgcagtgttgtACTGCAATACAGTGCAGTACTTTAGTATTTTCATGTTCAAAATACTGCAGCtttgacacttgaagtaatGCAGTTAATTTTTTGTAAGGGCTATAATAAGTCTGGGGTAGGCGATAGATGAGGTAGCCTAACCTAACAccgggggtgtgtgtgcgcgcacgtgccagagggagagagatggaattaGTGTCTTTTTGGTGTATTGCTCACTTGCAATTTTACATGAAttagtttactacttaaaattTCCACAACTTAACATCATATCAACTCACTCCATTAGGCTACAGCCACTACAAATATTGTATGTTCTAACTAGCTAATCATTAAATCAGCTAAcatctgtgtttatgttgccttCGGCTACGCTTGGTGAGCTGGTGTTAACAACTGGATGCTTTTGGCTCAGATGTTAAATCATTGTTTACGTGCTGTTGTCGTACGCCAGTTCAGCTTTGCAGTGGACAAATTGCACCTTGTCTTCCTGTCTTCCagtttgaaatgatcccaaaactttggaCATTCTCTGCCTTTTACGGACGGTTTCTTGGTTTTGTCATCTCGCCCACTTAATTCTGAAAGTGGTGTGCAGTGCGTCAGTAATgattagggttgggcaccgaaacacggttctaatatggcaccggtgccgacacaaacggtagtaactgcatcaaataacaacgtggatttcggtgcttaaatagcgttttatttatttattttatgcgaggcatcactgcatgtcatgcgccatctctaacgtcttgctctgatagcaacacacccagatacagttagctaacataagtggatgtataaaccagaggggtgcaccacataggcgagtggacagtgtttgacagcttgcgtgagcccaagtagcttactttaaagcgatattgcgagctcctgtcaaaatctagcagtgggcctaactacacacaagcaaaaggctatgaaacatcAACAGCAGCCTAATACCTTACACAAtgtccttgctaatgcgctaactggcatttatttgaaatgttatcagcaaagttgtaaggtgaaaacttgtgttgtgttctaaacaacataatggcatgatattaatctttcatgtacatgaggcccatatagcatcacaatgaatatgaacatgttaaaagttagctggcaaaaacataaatatgtaggttacatacctgatgtcactgagctgtcaaagaggctacgaaaccatctccgtagcctacgttatcgctaattaaactcagctgactggtgttggCACATatccatagttgctgttaaaatgacttggctagcgctgggaatctaaacacttcaacaccgacatgtagcctgacatgttcaaaactattgcgtgttatgggttaagacatgaaatttcttgaagcatttgggaacacactgaattaactggaaagtagagtccctgttagattagcttgcttgcaaatgcagtTGTCCATgttctatggcaagcggttttaacataaccttatggcaaaccgcctacactgggtaaacttgaaagcagagcttaccattgtgtgtgcatgcatggcaagctgttttaacattttaaatgtattatttgtaggagcaatgagatattgatagtaaattgaatataacagttcaatttcatgttcaaatttgtcttatcaataaaaaaaaaagcaattcatgctttagaccattttaatttaaaacattttaaaaacaaagtaccggttatGCTGTAAACAATAACTATATGGTTAAGTCCAACGTCAAGCGCAGCCAGACTAAACCTATCACCTCTGTTTTAGTGAGAGTATAAAAAATCACTTAACTTTAAGTGTAGCTGTGCAGTCAGATAAGGAGCAAGTGAGTAGTCAAATGACTATTTTCTTATTGGATACTTTGAATAGTAGACCCCGAAAAAGTATTAACGACACATTATTGCATCACAACTTAACAATCAAATAATTGTTACAAATTCAGCATCATCTTCTAACATTTCCTTATTTTTCATCTGTCAAGTAGCATACAAACTTAACACAAGGCTATGCAATTATGTAATGACAGATATTATAGATTGatcatttgttttcatgctttAAATGTTGATGTCACAAGGAAATCTGGGACAGTATTATCTCCCCTCCTTTATTAACCAGTtttgaacttccatttgctatttatggcctgcaggagctcatgcaagtcagaaaggggaagattctattggggaaaggttccagtgggggctggcatagaagcaaagagtGGGAgtcagggtgtgtttgtgtgtgttaatgtacagAATCACACATACAGTCAATCTGATCAATAGGTATGTGCCTGGACTCGATTTTACACACTGACCATTTtgtcacccattcatttctattGGTCCGTCATTTTTGACTGGGAATACAGATGGGTGTTCTAAAGATAAAACTCTCAAATTGTTATGAAAATGAtcaaaatttgttttgtgtgttcagatgccctgtgttaGCAAAGTCATGGAGACTCATGGTAGTCAGAATAAGTTAACAATAAGTTTTGATATGTTTGACCCCGAACACATCAGGAGGATTAAAGCATGGACCAGCATACCCTATGGTAGAGATTAGCGAAAAAGTATCAAAGCTCCTTTAGTTCGCTTATTCCTCCAACACTTATCATGGCTTCTTAGTAGATACTTTGGAGTCATTTCACTCGGTGAACCTTCCTCAGCAAAAACGCTATTCAACAGCAGCCAAGATGCCTGAGCCCATTGAGTTTTAGCCCCCTTGCTAGCATGGAGACCTCCTACGCCCaaagtttgtgagtgtgagtcaaGTCCAGGATCCTGCTGTCACGCCACACAAGTTACACATACATACCATCAACATGATTTTGCAGACTAGTGGACTAGTTGCCGCAAGAAACGTACATCATGAAGTTGTACATTCTTAAAGTTGTAAATTCTCTAAAAGCATATGTGAGATGCAGGGCAGGGCATGAAGGGTGCAGACAAACACAGGCTCAGTCTTGGTGTTTTCACACCTGCACATATTAGCCCAGTTAAAACGAACTGCAGTTCTTGTTTTCCCTTGGTGTGATTTGTTTTGGCAGGTGTGCACTCAGCAATCGAACGCTGGTGCGGACCAAAACAATTGCACCAAGACCCTTGAGAGGAGGCCGTCTCAGTCCAGTCTCAAGTTAGCTCTTGAGTGGTTTGTTAGTAATGGGAATGTGATGGGTCTTCGGTCAAACCCAACTGTTAGGTTTACTCAGCAAGTTTAACTAAACGGCTCCTATAGCCTGGTGAGTGTTGCATTCTGGATTGTGGCTTGTGCAGAGGCACCAGAGTGTGTAGTGAAGTCTGAAGGTAGGGATTTGAAGATTTTGCCATGTCCTCCTCCTGGGCCAACAGGAACATTTCTGCTGGCCTAGTCATGCCAGCATCTGACTTGAATATGTGGTTCGTTGTGGACATTTGTTTACCCAGTTTGAATTTTTTTCTTGATATTTTTGTCCTTGGCTACTTTGTCCTAAGTTAATTGTTTTTTCAAGTAAGCCTGTAGTTCCTATGGTTCTATTAGAGATCAGCTAAAATAATTTCTAGGACAGTCCCAGCACATTATCACCTTATCAGTGTGGTGCCAGGTAAATTCAGACAAAAATTGTAAAGTATAAGTTGAGTAATATATTCTGTTTGTTTTGGCGGCCAAATGTGGCAGGTACTGCGGCACTTTGTCATGTCGAATATGGCTGCTTATCAACTGCGAGAATACTTAAGTCTAAAACGGCTCGCCATATCAACTCTGCTTCGCCTTGGTTTTCTGTTCGCCCCTATcggggacttattttccgataatgacctgCAGACATTATGCCGCTTATTTAACGACTGCTTGCTAAAACGAGAGAAGAAACATCACACAATGTGTcttaaaattgttttttttacatctgCTGAGAGAATAGTTCACCACACAAACAGAACTAGCAAGTTTAATATCAGGGTTCCCGCGggtccttaaaaagtcttaaatgcaactttcggtttttaaggcctagaaaagtcttaaattgtctggaatgtcttgaattttcgaaAAGGAGGTATTAAATTTGTGTATGGGACCGCCAGCAGAAAGTGTGAGAGCGAAaagtgaaatgtctccatctGGTTtcgtgtattttttttaaacggacATGTATAGTGACTATAAGGCTACTgaaggaagtgtagtggttgcagagtgaagatgttttcaCGGGTCGTCAAAGGTGTGAAAATGGTAAGAATATGTAAAAATATGCCTTACGTTTTCGTGGTATAGTCGAGGCGTGAGCGATACGTAGGCCTAGGTAGCCTACGCGACCGGTAGCGGGAGAAAGAGCTGGgtaagccagttagcgataggGTGGCCATACGTTCGGATTTAGGCCGGACAGTTTAAAAGTCCTGTCCAGCGCAGCCTCAAGCCTGAcgctcatttgtcctcctttttggagttgcactgggcttctagaatctttgctcggacgcagcatcgtttcacaaactatggacacaaagactgctggtcaaattatgtgtggtgcttctgtcactcatctgataatttgctgcttAATTTATGAAGGAAGCATggaccgacagaaaaagaaaacaaacgttttctCAATCGTGAGGAAATACACATTAAGTgtatctgtttgcatctttccagcgtgtTTTGCTGGCTTAGCCTaagtaaatatctgtctaagttataatagcCTACATCAGGTAGGCTATTATATTATTACTACCTCACCTACTACCTCAGGTAGGCTACCTGTAATATCGGTctgcagcttgcttgccagcctttcccagtacttcgcaaaagttggcGGCGAAAGAAtgtcggcgactggctacattaaaaaaaaaacgcatctGTAAGTGAGTTCATATTACGTGCGTgattgagatgaaaccagcagtttttcagcaggAACATGCGAGGAGGGTTTTAActtttcccatacatttttttaaaacaagtcaatggtttacaatatttcagtcaagctttggttggtttaaatacaactggtatgcaaaatgtattacctttgatttgctgtgctgcatatgggacaatagatTGCTAagttagtaggcctattacaatatttaaatagcttagtctacctttgaaaaaataagcgaatccagtccagtacacatgtttggcaagtagcctaggctactacagacacaggtgaagaacagtcagcctcagccagtagcACAGCCAGATATCAGAAgtcagc encodes the following:
- the rpl22 gene encoding 60S ribosomal protein L22, producing the protein MAPIKKQATKGGKKKKQVLKFTLDCTHPVEDGIMDAANFEQFLAERIKVNGKAGNLGGGVVSIDRSKSKISVTSEVPFSKRYLKYLTKKYLKKNNLRDWLRVVANTKESYELRYFQINQDEEEEEDED